Below is a window of Blastopirellula marina DNA.
AGATTGCTTAAATAGGTTCAAGCCGACACGAGACGTAGGTTTCTGATTACGATTAAGGTTGGTTTTGTGAAGAAGAACCATCCGGAGAAAAAGTGACTATGACAGAGGGCGTTGAGACGACGATACGTGCGGCTAGTGGCGCTCGGGAGCGAGAGTTGTCGCCGGGCAATGTCACCGATGAACGTGTTCTTCCAATTTCCGTCGTAATCGCGACTAAGAATGAGGCATGCAACATTGAAGAATGTTTGGAGAGCGTACTTTGGGCGGACCAGGTCTGCCTAGTCGATTCGCAAAGTACGGATGGCACCGTTGAGATCGCAGAAAGTTACAACGCCGAAGTTCATCAGTTTCATTACGAGGGAGGATGGCCCAAAAAGCGTAATTGGGCTCTGGAGCACGTCTCCATTCGAAACCCTTGGATACTAATTCTCGATGCTGATGAGCGCGTAACCGAAGAGTTACGCAGCGAAATTGAAACCGCAATCAAGAATACAGAAATCGATGGCTATTATATTCGATGGAAGTTCATGTTCTTCAATCGATGGATGAAGCATTCATGGAGCCATGGTTGGATGCTACGTCTTTTTCGACATGGAAAAGGGGGGTACGAGGATCTGGGAATGCGCGGAGAAGGCGGATGGGATGCTGAGGTCCATGAAAATGTGGTCGTCGAAGGTCAATGCAAGCGACTAAAAAGTCCATTGCTCCACGAAACTCGTCAGGACCTCGAATACTGGATTCGAAAACAGAATGAATTTTCGACGTGGAATGCCAAGCGTCGACTTCAGCAGTTGAGTGATCACATGCTACCACTGTCTTATCTCTGGGATGGAGATCCAATACATCGCCGACGATGGTTGAAGACTTTGTACATTCGATTGCCATTCAAACCTTTGTTGATGTTCATTTACCTGTACTTCGTAAAATGTGGCTTTCTCGATGGAGTTGCAGGGTTCTACTTTTGTGTCTTGCGAGCAATCCATGAGTTCAATATTGATGCCAAAGTCTACGAAGCGAGGCGGAATACGAATGGGTCATAAATAACAAGTGAGATTAGTCGCACGATAGGGATTGAAATTCGTGTCAAGATATGTTGATTGTGTTTTGTATGGGGGACATCAACTAAATTACTGAGATACCGTTTGCCATCGTTCGATAATCCGTCCGTGGGCAACCAGAAACCTACGGGCTCTGGTTTTCGGGAAAGTGATTGAAAAAGCTTCCGAGCAGAAAAAGCCTGCCTCTCAACTATGTTGATAGAAGCGAGGGTTTGCAATGCAAATGCAAAGATATTTCTGGCGAGGATTTTGGAAGTCAATATCGATCAACGCTAAACCATGGTGCGTCCCTACAATACGCGATGAAAAGAGAATTAGGTTAGAGTCCAAGGGGAAATCAGAGAAATTCGAAGCAGCGATGGAATGAAGGATATAGTGGGTGATTTGCTCTCTGTATCCTGTGCCGGTGGCGTGAGAGAGATGGGCAATTCGATTCGTTAAAGTAGAGTCTCTTTTTCTTTGTTAGGACGTTTGCATCAAATTCGTGAAGATATCCGAAGAATTAAGACAAGCCTAGTCTCAGTGTTTCAGCTGGGTGAGGTTCTCGTTCAATGGTGTCTGCCTGAATGTTCTGACGGATGTGAGTTAAAAGGTCTTCTGCTGCAGGATAATTGAATGTGTGCGATCGTAGCCGATGGGTCGTTATGTAATATGTAAACGAATGGTGTTAGTGTATGGTAAGTAATAGTGGTAGGTGTGTGTCCGTTGCTTTAGCCGCTGATAAGAATATCTTGTCTGGGTTGCATGTTACTCTTCTTTCCGCCCTGGATAGGCTCTCCGAGAAGTATCAGTTCGATATTCATCTTTTCAGTGATTCCCTGGATCAAAATGACCTTGACTCTGTCCGGCGCACGCTTGATCCGGTCGAAAAGGACTACATGCTGAAGCTCGAGCACGTAGATACCGGAAGGCTGAAGTCGACATTTCCTTCGTCGGGGGTCGCTAGATTCAGCGGTTGGTTGCCGTATGCTCGATTGTTTATGCCTGCAGTTCTTGAAATAGATCGCTTCATTTATCTCGATAGTGATCTTGTTGTAGGGGTCGATCTAGCTAACGTGCTAGGTCACGAGATGGATGGAGCGTTAGGGGCGGTATCCTGGCATAAACGTAGCGAGTCAATGGATTCTCGTTTTTTCGACCGAATTGGCGAGGACGCTGAGGTGCCCTACTTTAACTCGGGAGTATTATTGATTGACCGTCAGCGTTGGTTAGAGGATTCTGCGACAGAAGAATGTCTTGAACTTGCTGCTAAACACGGCTCCGAGATG
It encodes the following:
- a CDS encoding glycosyltransferase family 2 protein, coding for MTEGVETTIRAASGARERELSPGNVTDERVLPISVVIATKNEACNIEECLESVLWADQVCLVDSQSTDGTVEIAESYNAEVHQFHYEGGWPKKRNWALEHVSIRNPWILILDADERVTEELRSEIETAIKNTEIDGYYIRWKFMFFNRWMKHSWSHGWMLRLFRHGKGGYEDLGMRGEGGWDAEVHENVVVEGQCKRLKSPLLHETRQDLEYWIRKQNEFSTWNAKRRLQQLSDHMLPLSYLWDGDPIHRRRWLKTLYIRLPFKPLLMFIYLYFVKCGFLDGVAGFYFCVLRAIHEFNIDAKVYEARRNTNGS
- a CDS encoding glycosyltransferase family 8 protein, which encodes MSVALAADKNILSGLHVTLLSALDRLSEKYQFDIHLFSDSLDQNDLDSVRRTLDPVEKDYMLKLEHVDTGRLKSTFPSSGVARFSGWLPYARLFMPAVLEIDRFIYLDSDLVVGVDLANVLGHEMDGALGAVSWHKRSESMDSRFFDRIGEDAEVPYFNSGVLLIDRQRWLEDSATEECLELAAKHGSEMPSADQTLLNLVYGKNFLALPRRFNTPISAERRKLKPTDVENRVIHLLGKPKPWDPLGKYFNGQYSYFEEYFRRTSLVNSKASKGNRWKSVAMIARHLRAYRKCAQSLYFGG